One part of the Drosophila teissieri strain GT53w chromosome 3R, Prin_Dtei_1.1, whole genome shotgun sequence genome encodes these proteins:
- the LOC122619467 gene encoding DBF4-type zinc finger-containing protein 2 homolog gives MCSPCGPCSPCDPCCGPFECSPKCYNAAQLEALPQCAPRIPPPFPKCITVQQPPRMICKKRVVFTEKIVPEPMVVNRCRQITIPKVVDATRVIKVPKLIWVSQMVREPRVIYYPSMIPDPYVVCYPKRVCEPREVCQSILCQPKPQTIDIPPPREYCCYPNGPINYKPSAACPPCPIGPCAPGGACCPLPCFSTNQYPVAEGRCGPCGPCGPGCGPCGPRCGPCGPGPCGPCGPRCGPGGPCAVPNCGPCGLTMPSGPFVPSACGPCAPCGPCGPLGNSPCGPCGPCGPCSPPCPYESPECGPCYPCAPTPWNTHCGPVGPCGPQVPCGPCGPC, from the coding sequence ATGTGCTCTCCGTGCGGTCCATGCAGTCCCTGTGATCCGTGCTGCGGTCCCTTCGAGTGCTCACCCAAGTGCTACAATGCCGCGCAACTGGAAGCCTTGCCACAATGTGCTCCCCGTATCCCGCCACCCTTTCCCAAATGCATCACCGTGCAGCAACCACCACGCATGATCTGCAAGAAACGAGTGGTATTCACGGAGAAGATTGTGCCGGAGCCAATGGTGGTGAACCGATGCAGGCAGATCACCATTCCAAAGGTTGTTGATGCCACAAGGGTGATCAAGGTGCCCAAGCTGATTTGGGTGTCGCAGATGGTGCGAGAACCCAGAGTCATATACTACCCCTCGATGATCCCCGATCCCTATGTGGTGTGCTATCCCAAGCGCGTCTGCGAACCACGCGAGGTGTGCCAGTCGATCTTGTGCCAACCGAAGCCACAGACCATCGACATCCCTCCTCCGAGGGAGTACTGCTGCTACCCGAATGGACCCATCAACTACAAGCCCAGTGCAGCCTGCCCACCCTGCCCCATTGGACCATGTGCCCCTGGCGGAGCCTGCTGCCCGCTGCCCTGCTTTTCCACGAACCAGTATCCCGTTGCCGAGGGCAGGTGCGGACCCTGTGGGCCATGCGGTCCAGGATGTGGACCCTGCGGTCCGCGATGTGGTCCCTGCGGACCCGGCCCGTGCGGACCCTGTGGCCCGAGATGCGGTCCGGGTGGACCGTGCGCCGTGCCCAATTGCGGGCCCTGCGGCCTCACGATGCCGTCGGGTCCGTTTGTCCCGTCTGCATGTGGACCCTGCGCTCCCTGCGGGCCATGCGGACCGCTCGGCAACAGTCCTTGTGGTCCTTGCGGACCCTGCGGTCCCTGTTCGCCCCCGTGTCCGTACGAGTCACCCGAGTGCGGCCCGTGCTACCCGTGCGCCCCAACTCCCTGGAACACTCATTGCGGTCCAGTTGGTCCTTGCGGTCCTCAGGTGCCCTGTGGACCCTGCGGCCCCTGTTAA
- the LOC122619469 gene encoding cytochrome b-c1 complex subunit 7, with translation MSKYVAKVGPAVFSKLGKWAYNMSGFNQYGLYRDDCLYENEDVAEAVRRLPRKLYDERNYRILRALHLSMTKTILPKEQWTKYEEDIKYLEPYLSEVQKEREEREQWNKTH, from the coding sequence ATGTCGAAATATGTGGCTAAAGTGGGGCCAGCGGTTTTCTCCAAGCTGGGGAAGTGGGCCTACAACATGTCTGGATTCAACCAATACGGCCTGTATCGCGATGACTGTCTCTACGAGAATGAGGATGTGGCAGAGGCAGTGCGTCGTCTGCCCCGCAAACTGTACGATGAGCGCAACTACCGCATTCTGCGGGCACTGCACCTTTCCATGACCAAGACGATCCTGCCCAAGGAGCAGTGGACCAAGTACGAGGAGGACATCAAGTACCTGGAGCCCTATCTCAGCGAGGTGCAGAAGGAGCGCGAGGAGCGTGAGCAGTGGAACAAAACCCATTGA
- the LOC122619468 gene encoding DBF4-type zinc finger-containing protein 2 homolog, with protein sequence MCSPCGPCSPCDPCCGPFECSPKCYNAAQLEALPQCAPRIPPPFPKCITVQQPPRMICKKRVVFTEKIVPEPMVVNRCRQITIPKVVDATRVIKVPKLIWVSQMVREPRVIYYPSMIPDPYVVCYPKRVCEPREVCQSILCQPKPQTIDIPPPREYCCYPNGPINYKPSAACPPCPIGPCAPGGACCPLPCFSTNQYPVAEGRCGPCGPCGPGCGPCGPCGPCGPCGPWGPGCGPCGPCGPFGPGCGPCGPCGPCGPGSCGFGPCGPC encoded by the coding sequence ATGTGCTCTCCGTGCGGTCCCTGCAGTCCCTGTGATCCTTGCTGCGGTCCCTTCGAATGCTCCCCCAAGTGCTACAATGCCGCGCAACTGGAGGCCTTGCCACAATGTGCTCCCCGTATTCCGCCACCCTTTCCCAAATGCATCACCGTGCAGCAACCACCACGCATGATCTGCAAGAAACGAGTGGTATTCACGGAGAAGATTGTGCCGGAACCAATGGTGGTGAACCGATGCAGGCAGATCACAATACCCAAGGTTGTTGATGCCACGCGGGTGATCAAGGTGCCCAAGCTGATTTGGGTGTCGCAGATGGTGCGAGAGCCCAGAGTAATATACTACCCCTCGATGATCCCCGATCCCTATGTGGTGTGCTATCCCAAGCGCGTCTGCGAACCACGCGAGGTGTGCCAATCGATCCTGTGCCAGCCGAAGCCACAGACCATCGACATTCCTCCTCCGAGGGAGTACTGCTGCTACCCGAATGGACCCATCAACTACAAGCCCAGTGCAGCCTGCCCACCCTGCCCCATTGGACCATGTGCCCCTGGCGGAGCCTGCTGCCCGCTGCCCTGCTTTTCCACGAACCAATACCCAGTGGCCGAGGGCAGGTGCGGACCATGTGGACCTTGTGGACCCGGATGCGGACCTTGCGGACCTTGCGGACCCTGCGGACCCTGCGGACCTTGGGGACCAGGATGCGGTCCTTGCGGACCCTGTGGACCCTTCGGACCAGGCTGTGGTCCCTGCGGACCGTGTGGACCCTGTGGACCTGGCTCTTGCGGTTTCGGCCCTTGTGGACCTTGCTGA